aagttagagggtgcgcgggaataagcatggagtgaccgttcaggacagtcactagatttcatagccatcgagaggccaatcgaacgcgtgctagtgaagttgtccttcagggaaggacgcgtcattgtgaaGACACatggatgtaacagaaaatccctatatgctagggagtacgtagtagtAAGCACGGGGTggccgttcgagacagtcactagatcgcatggccatcgagaggccaattgacgtgcgttaatggaaatatccttcgtgggaaggacgcgtagttgtaagcatacaaggatataaaaataaaatccctacaggctagggaatgcatagatggtgatgtccttcgtggaaaagacatggtctttagaaatttgaatccctacaggctagggaccacttaggaatacctgcaaaattgcaacgcatagatattcgaagtatatatatTGCAAACAAATAacaagcacaaaagtcctaggttcataggtccgacgtagggggctctagggagccagcctttttatgggagtgttctagaaggtctcatggggtcgttcgtagcctccgagactttttgtctcttcggattttagaacaactcattttatccatgaggttcgaatttttggggtaggttctcggagagttcagccaagtatccagtcctgccctcaacaaagtcaagcctcgttttggacatttccgaatactcaacccactccgagtggaattatcaatgagactcgtaggagattcatactcccctattggtctcaaagttaactcccacacttaggtttaacaacaatttatataaatCCCCAGAaaatgcaatagaaataaaaatattcatttaaataaatatttaattaaattgcagtaatgaaattgcagaggaaaataaataaataaagtttaaatattgactaacctcgaaatccggctGCTTATAATTTAAATATCGTAAAACAGCAATTAAATAAAgatttaaattactgtaatttaaggctgtaagtaaataaataaaaaataaaaatttaaatatttacaaaaaataaataaaccctaaaatggctaattagccaaaccctaaaatgcgccaaacctaaaccctgccaaaacctataggagcatagtaattcaccgttaagttttccccagcagagtcgccagctgtagcaacctgcctaaaaatttaacttagagagtcgccacctattctgaagggcgaataggaaaccctacgcagatgtgagattcagggtaagttactatattcaggtcgagggaaggtgttaggcaccctcaatcctttcctattggctttgaatctaagggtcaagttttatggctaaaagttaaggttttatAACTAAAGgattgaataaggggaaaattgagattttagggaaggggactcgccttgttgccaagtgcctacgtatctccttatggagaatcagagtcaacgtagttcggggggcgggttgtacgccctttgagttgaaatttgatttgagatggtttgaaggctttttgaatggcctatcgtagttttgaattaggatgaaaatccgtagtttgaaatttgtggtgttttgaatgttttaagtttttgggcgtacaaccctgatttgatatgacactattaaccgcaatgatcaatagattcgatcaccatagttaacagattagtaaaggattgctggcaattctaatcgattgattcgattatcacttttagcaaattaaagtattttaattattaatttatcgttacccctcataatcgatagattcgattacaaataataacgaattgataaggggaaatatgctaatcatcataaccaataatatggttaaaaccatttagcagaataaattgttatttaatttaatattttaattattaagtaattatttgattattacccaccgcgatcaattgatttgatcgaagcgaataacaaattaaattgctTGGCTAAATACCTAAGTCGGTTggaaaatcctaatcctaatatttAGACCAATGGGATGGGGCAAACCCTAACAATGATAACCTTTCTAGGACTTTTATAATCTATAATAATTaagattaattaacttaattaagtcgaataatcgaaataattgAATAATCGGAAAAATTATGATCCTAATCCTAATcttattttattctaattatatTACTAAAATgtaaacataattaattaaatctgaaAATGATTAAGATTAACCATGTAattacaaataatataaaaacaattagaTAAAACCTGGGAAAGATCCAGCGTGGCAGCTCTGTGAATCTATAGCATGCTCCTCCCTTTCAGATGTGTTGGATCTGAGCTGAGGGAAATCCTATGGCCCAGATTAGAGGTACATCGTATGTCTCCTGTTGATGCTATGCACTGGATCAAGAAATATGTttattcataaaaacaaatgttggaacctggggatcgaaccggcTCCCTCATGATTCCATATTTCTCTCTTTGCCATACGAGCTGCGCTACTTAGTCATACACATAACGCaccataattaataaatattaacatGTGCAATGAGTGGTTGAGTCAAACACAAACCCAAACGTGGGCCCCGGTGTCGTTGACTGGCCATTAGTATTAGAGAGAGAATCTGAAAAAAACGCTCAACCAATCAGGACGCGTCTCCTAGCCACGCGTGCGTTGACCCAGTCATCCCTCTCACCGGCGACGgcgccggtcatcttctccggcaaAGAGGACATCGGGAATCTGCAAAAACAAACGAAACAAAGACGAAACCAACCCAGATCCCCTAAAGAATACGCTGCGAATCCAATGGTGCTAGTTTCGAGACCTGAAACGGCTGGTAACATGGGATCCGAACCACCACGAGCTTGATGCCCTAGCAATGGCATCTCCTGTTTTATGCGTTACAATCCTCATGCAATGGCCCTAATCTGCTCTATAGGATCTCAGAAACACGTTAGTGATATTAGTCTTGATTGAAACAATCTGTAAGTAGGAAAACGATGGTGATCATAGTTTTGGAAAGCATGAACATATGTACAGTTGCGTGAGGAGCATGGGGGGCTCTGCAAGTGATTTTCCTTACCTTTACTTACCTCCTGGGAACAATAAAATGGATGGCTCGAGTTTTTAACGGCTGCAACAAGGACCACGAGAGGACCATGCTTTCGTGAACTTTATGACTTGGAAACCCTAGCCTCCATGCCCTCTTCTTTTCTTTCCCTTATTTTCTCATGTTATGAAgcatatatatgatataattaggGTTTCTTTTGGGCTCCTGGACCTTTGAGTTGTGACTTGgaattttaattgaaaaaatctatattcttttcttctaaACTTACAAGTATTCCTCATAGGCCATGCACATGAACTTTTACTATCTTATGAAATTATATGGGCCTTTGAATGATAATAGATGGAAACCTCATGATTTAATtcacatgtcttgtattttatttaatttattttgcatttatatgaataaaattcaaatataaataaaatatcaagAAAAGATGAGAAAGGTTTTATAGGCCCTCATATATGTTATGGATGTGCTTGAAATATAAGTTCTATGCCCATTAGTAAAAAAAATCAGGTTTTgggcaattagggtttcatgcatatcTTGGAAATCGCCTATCTTCAACTATGtgcatctctctcaattttaatcatGTGAATGTGTTCTCTATCATTTTAGAAAGCCCAGAGTGTCCTCTAAGTgaccctttttgtttcatctcgattgaagcttccatgctcaagttatgagctttgactcaaaaggtgtCCTTTTTGACTTTTAagagggacctgtaatgttttcatccatatctcccaaatggtgtatTTCTTGATtccgggcccaacatcaaagttgtagaggatgaaatttccttgagaacaaactttggttgagaaatttctgatactccgCGTGGAAGTTATGACTagtcaaagttgcgttgactttctcctaaagaaaccctaatttgaaccttttgcattcgttcatttctgagtttctattgatggatcatgatcaacctttgatcaaatgatggatataatttcacatacttgatgttggccaaaaatcttgaagtttgactgtattttgactatagttgacttttaggtcaacatagtcgattattggtcatctgagccattgaatgagcagCCCTTGGAATataaggagagagtgacttgagaaaaacctTAGAGCCTTGAGTTATGggagatgaaaagaggagggcaaattttggggtatgacacgcctAATAGGAGTTCTACAAACATCCTCAAACAGATGGACAAACTAAGGTAACCAACAGTACTTTGGGAAATATGATTCAGAGTATTTGTGGTGACAAGGCGAAACAATGGGATTTAGTTTTGCCCAGGTCGAATTTGCTTACAACAACGTTGTACATTCGACTACAAGGAAATCACCATTCTCTCTGGTCTATACTTCTGTTCCTAAGCATGTGGTTGAGTTGCCTAAGGCGCATGGAGTTAGTGTGGCTGCTGAGAATATGGCAGAGGAAGTGGTGGTTGGTAAAGAAGTTGCCAAGGCTAAGTTAGAGACTAGTGGGCAGAAGAATAAAGCAGCTGCTGACCAACGCAAGTGATTCAAATTTTTCAATGTTGGAGACGATGTGATGGTGTTTTTGGGCAAAGAGAGGTTCCTGGTTGGTACTTATAGCAATTTGCAGCCATGCAAATTTGGCTCGTTCAAAGTGACCTGAAAGATTAATGATAATGCTTATGTGGTAGCTCTCCTGAATGTCATGAACATATCCAATACTTTTAATGTTGTTGACATTCATGAGTATCAAACATATGAAGCTCTTTATCAAGAAGAGAACTCAAGGTCGAGTTCTTCAAATGTGAAAGAGACTGATGTAGGAAGGCTAGATGCacatatcaaagaagaaatcaGATGTCTGaaagtattttaatatttaagcaattttttattttaatctttaaacaatttttagttttatttctattttgtaTTAAAGACTCATTAGGTTTCTTTAAGTCTATTatcgtttatttgttttatgcatTTAAAGATCTTTGACATTGCCGTAAGaattatcttttatatatattaagtttCTTTATAACACAATACAATGTAATTTTTTTGTTGTATTGAGAATTTGAGTAATTGTGTGTTTAGAGAGAGTTTACAATTCTTTTGTCCAAAAATTATGTGGTAGAgatggtttatattttttcattcaaaaattgtaGTTGAGATTGAGAGAAGATTTTCAATTTCTCTGTCCTAAAATtataattgagagataatttgtaatttttgtaaTTGTATTAGAGagtttataattttttcttgTAAAAATTACAGGTTGAattatgattttgagttttatttttaattttttttacgtcttttgtttcttttgtggGCATACTTTCGAATGTgtagaaatttgttttttatattatttttccaaCAAAATTTTTGACCATATACCCATGGAAAATCGAAGTAGAATAAGTTTACCATGTAGATTCTATAAAATGTTCGGAGGAAACGATGCTCAACGAAATTTTCTAATATATAATGTAAAAGCAGCTTAAAAAAAAGCGGCTTCTAaaaaatcaccttttttttataGAATGGTCTCCTTCCTTCCGTATCGACTAATCCACCCGAGAGCATACCCTTAAGCATGTTCTACGTAGCCTCAGAAAGTTTATAGGATGGTTTCCTTCCTTCCGTACCGACTAATCTACTCGAGAGTATACTCTTAAGCATGTCCCACGTAGCCTCCAAAAGTTAGTTCTAGACTGCTTCGAACTCAGAACCTCAAAGAGAACATATCCTTGAGACTCAAGCACTCTTCCACTATACCAACCATGTGGGATTAAGAATCACCTTATTAAATTaggataaagctaacatgtgccccaagggcacatgttaagaaacctaaatatacagtaaatttgtattggaaaacgtaataaacacattaattataaattttttataaaaacaatgcacaatttttaagaaaaaatttctacatttagctcttaacatgtgcccttatgtgccctaagggcacgtGTTAGCATGACCCATTAAATTAATAGGTTGACATAACATCTATAATTTCCAAACTATAGGATTAAGAATCACCTTATTAAATTAATAGGTTGACATAACATCTACAATTTCCAAACTATAACTTCCTTGTCTCACCAATATACTTTAAAGAAGTAAAATAATACTACATTCTTATTAATtgttgtaaaaaaataatatttttgaccGTTGATATAAAaccattttttgtttttatgttttgaaTTCTTATCTTTGAGCTGAATTTTGAATTCTCATTTCCTACCGTGAGGGTCTACATACTTTGGTCAGAATTGGTTATTGGTTGGATCCTTTTATTAATTGAGTAAAAAACAGTTGAATTTTGAACAATGTAATTTGTCATATTGGACGTGCTAGTTGCTACGCAATCGTGCCATTTATCTTACACAGAGCACACCACAACGTCATTCACCAAGCCATTAACTCCCAcgtttaatatttaatattctcattatacttctctttttttctattCTCTTTTGACAATAGTAACAtacaacatttatttatttttatattttccttATGCATACTACAAAGTTCCAGTCAAAATAAAAATCAACCAAGTTCAATGGACTgggattaattttttttattattatatttattttccattttctAATGCATGATACAAGCCGTTTAATGCGACAAAATTTATTAGTAAACAGTTAATATCATATTGCGTTGTCCGCAAAATAAGTTAAGCATGAGTCAAGAGAATAAAAATAATCATTATGCCATAATAAACAGGAAGTCACATAGTTTCTTTAATACTCTGAATTTTAACATTAAGGTCCTATGGAACCATCTTAATATAAAATTAAGAATTAACCCAAACTATTGAAagagtatcatattttatttttaaaacaaactaGCAAATGTCCCAAGTAAGATTGCAATTGACAATTTGTTGGAGTAATCATGGTAATTTCTTGCTACTTTTAAGCTTGGTaagacaatttttaaaaattattcatactatttatattatttataagttcatataataataacaataaaaaaattatttgtgaacttataacttatttttaaacctttaacttataaattatgacttgtaatttttattttatttttctatttattatttttaaattaaatttatttttatcctttatatttattttagtataaaataaaacaattatttattaaacattttttgtgttattttatatttatgagtTAGgtgaattattaattttataaactattaattttatcgaacaatttaattatttattaatcattCAACATCAGCTATAAATTATACTCTATATGTCATCAGCATAACAATCATAAATTATAAATTAGCTTAATAGTCAAtcaattgttatttttattaaaaaaatttattaaatgtatCTTTGATTTAGTTTTGGAAAAGGCAAAAACAATTCTGcatataaatatttgatttagaaaTGATTTTGAGTGCTTAATTACTTTAACAGAATTTATTTTGCCTTTGATTTtacttaaaattataatttataatttattaatttaaacatAACTTTTACATCAAAATTTACTGTTGAACTCATTTTtacataaattatattattttcaacACACTTTTACTTAGAATAGGTTTTACAAAATCAAATACACCAACACACCTTTATCTTTAATCGattttacataattaaatatGCCTAACACACATTTATTtataatcaattttataaaattaattaatcattaaatttattcaaaatcaatttttttaccaCAAAATCATATACACATTAAATTTACATATCACATAATGTTTTTAAATGTGTCTAAGGTAGAGTATTTTTACatagtttaaaatttattatcaCATGTTTGTTAAGTCAATTTAGTTAATATACTTATGTAAGAATGTAAGTTCCAACTTGCTATATCtcatttcttcatctttatttatttttaattaaaaaatctgTTAAAATCTCACAATAATAATATTCCATTGCATTAACTAGCATTTTGATTTtgtaaatttgttttattttttgataaaattattttatatacctataaaatactatactacaTTACTAATACGTAATAAAAATATCTAGTATTAAATCCAAAAGGAAAGGAAAGACGGTGGAGAGGAACAATCCTATCTACCACCGACACGGACACGCAACAAATCAGATCTGGTGGTGACCGGTAATGTTTGGTAACTACCGGCAATACCCGGTCATCAAAATCCTTTCAAACCCACTCACCAACCTTTTATTTACGCGTCAAACCTAACGGCGCACCGAAGCATCCGGTAACCAGTAATCCCACACATTAGCTAGTATAAATAGATAGATAGAGTCGTTGGTCTCTTACACCCGTCATTTGAGTTTCTCAAGCTGGTCTCTGGTCATAGCATAGCGAGTGTTGCTATTTGAACCTCCATTTCATTTCTACTTGCACCCCCACTCGCTCCAGGTTCATCACCATTCTCTTCTTTATACACATCTTTCCTCTTTCTAGCGCTTAGTTGTTCTTATTTTGTTGCAAATTAACCGTTACAATTCTAGatctgattattattattattattgttattgttatttccTTTgtatgattctgattctgattttgtCTCTTCTTTGAAATCTATATAGGTTTGTTACAGTCACGAAGTTGAACTGTTTCATTTTGTGTTATAGATCTAATATTGTTAGGAAAAAACTTGTTGTAACCGTTTTTTTTCTCTCTGGATCTATAATTCTTGTTACGATTACCATAGTACCATGTGTCCGGTGCTGATTAGGGAATCTTATATTGTATCCACTTgctgcaattttttttatcagaatCAAAAACTTTTGAATTATTATAAAAGTTCATGGCATAAAGTTTTGGGATAATTGGCTATATTCTATTCCTTGTGCAATTTGAACTGGAATATTAGTTATCTTGTTTTgatacttattgaaaaagaaaattcTCACTAATCTTGTTTGTTGTTTTGTGTAATAGCTTGAACAATGGCGGAAACTTTTCTATTCACATCTGAATCGGTGAACGAGGGTCACCCCGACAAGCTCTGTGACCAGATCTCCGATGCGGTGCTCGACGCCTGTCTTGAACAGGATCCTGACAGCAAGGTTGCCTGTGAGACATGTACCAAGACTAACATGGTGATGGTTTTTGGAGAGATTACAACTAAGGCTAATGTGGATTATGAGAAGATTGTTCGTGACACGTGCCGCAACATTGGATTTGTATCCGATGATGTTGGTCTTGATGCTGACAAATGTAAGGTTTTGGTTAATATTGAGCAGCAGAGCCCTGATATTGCTCAGGGTGTTCATGGACATTTCTCGAAGAGTCCGGAAGAGGTTGGTGCTGGTGATCAAGGTCATATGTTTGGTTATGCTACTGATGAGACTCCTGAGCTTATGCCTTTGAGCCATGTCCTTGCAACCAAACTTGGTGCTCGTCTTACCGAGGTTAGGAAGAATGGTACCTGTGCTTGGCTGAGACCAGACGGCAAGACACAAGTAACTGTTGAGTACTACAATGAGAACGGTGCTATGGTTCCGGTTCGTGTCCACACTGTCCTCATTTCCACCCAACACGACGAGACTGTCAGTAACGACCAGATCGCCGCTGATCTTAAAGAGCATGTCATCAAGCCTGTTATTGCCGAGAAGTACTTGGACGAGAAGACCATCTTCCACCTCAACCCTTCCGGCCGCTTTGTCATTGGAGGTCCTCACGGTGATGCCGGTCTCACTGGAAGAAAGATTATCATTGATACCTACGGAGGTTGGGGAGCCCACGGTGGAGGTGCCTTCTCTGGCAAGGACCCAACTAAGGTCGACAGAAGTGGTGCCTATGTCGTTAGGCAGGCAGCAAAGAGTATCGTGGCTAACGGTCTTGCTCGCAGATGCCTTGTTCAAGTTTCATACGCTATCGGTGTGCCAGAGCCTTTGTCAGTGTTCGTCGACAGTTACGGAACCGGAAAGATTCCCGACAAGGAAATTCTTCAGATTGTGAAGGAAAGTTTTGACTTCAGACCTGGAATGATCACCATTAACTTGGACCTTAAGAGAGGTGGCAATAGCAGGTTTCTTAAGACAGCTGCTTATGGACACTTTGGAAGGGATGACCCTGATTTCACTTGGGAAGTTGTGAAGCCACTCAAGTGGGACAAGCCTCAAGCTTAAGAATTGTGTTGTGGATTTTATATTCTTCCCTTTATCAATGTTTGTCTTACTACTATTAGGTGTGGATGAATAATCTGTGTGTTTAGTTTAATTGTTGCTACTTCTGTCATTTTTTCCCTCTTTTTTACTTACAATTTAAATTTTGTAATGGAATGTTATTGTTACCTTGTTGGTGCAATGAATGTGTTTTAACTTTTACAGAATTTTTGTCCCAATTTACTGCATGAGGAATTtgaaaagctgaaaaagctatctgttatgcattttattttttctccTCAAAGTAAGTTTCGAATCATTACTCTCACAGAATTGAAATTTTGTTTCTTGTTCTGACTAGGGAACATTAGCCAAGTGTATGTATCTGTGAAAGTGAATTGGTAAAAGGGGACATGCAAAAAGGTTCTTCAATTAGAAATTACTATAGACATGCAAAAAGGTTCTTCAATTAGAAATTACTATAGAGTAGGTGTAGTATGTCGCATGAAATTCAACTACTGACACTCATTGtggtataaaaataaatatttttatggaCAGTATAAAAATGCTTTGTCAATacaatttctattttataaatTGTCTTTCGACTTGTATAAAGTGGGTGATTCACAATTTTTAAAGAGTAAAGTAGATAATATCAACTTTTAACAAATACTATTGAATAATAATTTTAGAGGAGCCAAATTCCCTATAATTGTATTATGCGTAATTTTTAAAACAGTTAGACACAATAAAATCATATTACAACAAATATTTGGGATTTTCATATTGAATTAAatgaatattatatttaattattatattttacaaaattttaattaacaacTTACCAacggattttttttttattatttttttaatattttatttattataattataaataaaaaataaagtttaattTGTATTACGTTGAAATATATCTTAAAACTTTTAGTGATAAGTAGAAATAAAACATGTTTTTGTAAATTTTGTTTAAAGGACAAATGTCAAACACGATACTCTGACAACAGGTTCGATAAAATTTACCAAAATCAACACAAATATATTAGTACGAGTTGTACAAATTAATGGAGCTAAAAAACGATAAGGTCAGACTGACCTTTTCTTGCCTGTATCGAAATTCCAGATAAAAGAACGTGCACCATAGAGAGTAGAAGAGAGGTTTTGTCTTGGTCTCCTTGCTTGTTTCCCTAGCATTGATTTTTATAGAATCTAACATATGTACACACCCAGTGCACCTCCCAAATCTTTAACCATTTGATTCTTCTCTATTACAACCTCATCCAATGATGCATTTGACAACTTTCTTtcaacacttattttctcacgaTACATGTTTTTTACCTTCTAAATGATGGATACAACGTTCAAGACATTTTTCTTTAACATCTGTCTCTGATATAAGCATTCTAGTTTCTTCATAGTTCCCTAGGGAAGCTTGTACATCCTTCCTATGATTTGTGTCTCATAGCCCACAACACCATAATCACATTAAGGTGGATGAATTTGCAGATAATTTAACATGACATTCTCTGGTGTCTTCTATCTCACGTTGGAATCTACCTAGATCAGCCTATAATTGTGTTACCATCAGGTCGGGGGCCTCAGATCTAGTAATTCTAGAGTGATTCAAAAATTTTCTTGTGTTTGAAAGATGTAGGAGGCATGATATATCAACAAGTGTGATTGTCATCTCACCAATCGAAAGATAAAATGACGATGTTTCTATGTGTCATCTCTCAACAAATGTTGCCAATAAACCATGGTTAATATAGCCATATTTAATCCTACTGAAGTCCTTCGCCCCAAACAACTCGAATACATTGCGAAACCAAGACTCACATGGTTGTGGAAGCTTTGATATCTTCCTGCCCTAGTTTATACATTTCATCATGTCACGGTACTGCAAAAACAAATACATTCACATCAGACAGTtcaattagtataaaacaaatgttTAAAAGAGAAATTATTTATGCCAACTATCTCTCTCACGTGTGAACTGCATTGTTATGTCCATATGGAGGAAGTAGTGAAATGTCTTTGAAGTCTCCCGAAAAACTAGAAGGTGCGACAACATTAGGTTCGGATGTAGGATGTAGATCTTATGCATGTACATTAGCATAAACGAGAACAATATGGACTTCATCATGAGTCAAAGATACATGACTCTGGGAAGACGATCCCTCGGTTATACGCGATTATATAGTTGCAAATCACGGAAGTCTAACTTTCTCCTGCGCACTGAAGCATATTAGATCACTCGACCATGTTTGTATATCTATTGTTCGTCGACCATTTTttctataaaattaaaaaagaatgtGTCAACAAACAAGGTTAAAAAATTAATGAATAacagaaaaattgagattttgtaatCCATACCTAGGgtccaaatttcaaaatttgg
The Vicia villosa cultivar HV-30 ecotype Madison, WI linkage group LG6, Vvil1.0, whole genome shotgun sequence genome window above contains:
- the LOC131610471 gene encoding S-adenosylmethionine synthase; the protein is MAETFLFTSESVNEGHPDKLCDQISDAVLDACLEQDPDSKVACETCTKTNMVMVFGEITTKANVDYEKIVRDTCRNIGFVSDDVGLDADKCKVLVNIEQQSPDIAQGVHGHFSKSPEEVGAGDQGHMFGYATDETPELMPLSHVLATKLGARLTEVRKNGTCAWLRPDGKTQVTVEYYNENGAMVPVRVHTVLISTQHDETVSNDQIAADLKEHVIKPVIAEKYLDEKTIFHLNPSGRFVIGGPHGDAGLTGRKIIIDTYGGWGAHGGGAFSGKDPTKVDRSGAYVVRQAAKSIVANGLARRCLVQVSYAIGVPEPLSVFVDSYGTGKIPDKEILQIVKESFDFRPGMITINLDLKRGGNSRFLKTAAYGHFGRDDPDFTWEVVKPLKWDKPQA